A single window of Flavobacteriales bacterium DNA harbors:
- a CDS encoding efflux RND transporter periplasmic adaptor subunit, with translation MNRYLIISGGIFITLTMIWSCSNPGEGDQAAAPNAQLAAEGCRVMPQPFNNDVVVTAELLADEQVELRAPIAGQVLEIHFREGEKVQQGDPLIRLDDRAWKAQLGGVVAEVDAAQKEYDRRSNLLGVGGSSQEEVDAALSALESLKSQLQQLRVNIDLANVNAPFPGRLGMRNFSVGAFLQAGDLITTLTAARKLKVDFTLAQAYRSNVEIGKSIRVMVTGDTLPATIYAVDPVIDPQSRTVRVRALLQPKEGKDIMPGTFAEVMLATNQIDDALLVPSQAVVPEINEQTVYLFKKGKAVRRVIQAGTRTADKVHVLEGVGAGDTVLTTGLLQVKDGMSIQLQSVQ, from the coding sequence ATGAACAGATACCTCATCATAAGCGGTGGGATCTTCATCACCCTGACCATGATCTGGTCTTGCTCGAACCCGGGTGAAGGGGATCAGGCAGCCGCACCGAACGCGCAACTGGCAGCGGAAGGTTGCAGGGTGATGCCTCAACCTTTCAACAACGATGTGGTGGTGACCGCCGAACTCCTTGCCGATGAGCAAGTGGAGTTGAGGGCACCCATTGCAGGCCAGGTGCTTGAGATCCATTTCAGGGAAGGAGAGAAGGTACAGCAAGGCGATCCCCTCATACGTTTGGATGACCGTGCCTGGAAAGCACAATTGGGTGGGGTTGTGGCAGAAGTGGATGCGGCACAGAAAGAATACGACCGCAGAAGCAACCTGCTTGGCGTGGGTGGTAGCAGTCAGGAAGAAGTGGATGCCGCCCTGTCTGCCCTGGAGTCACTGAAATCCCAATTGCAACAACTGAGGGTCAATATCGACCTGGCCAATGTGAACGCACCTTTTCCCGGCCGGTTGGGCATGCGCAACTTCAGCGTGGGTGCCTTCCTGCAGGCCGGAGACCTGATTACCACACTTACCGCAGCGCGTAAGCTGAAAGTGGATTTTACCCTCGCCCAGGCCTATCGCAGCAATGTGGAAATCGGCAAATCCATTCGTGTGATGGTTACCGGTGATACGCTTCCGGCCACTATCTATGCGGTGGATCCCGTGATCGACCCGCAATCGAGAACCGTTCGGGTGCGGGCCCTGCTCCAACCCAAAGAAGGAAAGGATATCATGCCCGGTACATTCGCGGAAGTGATGCTCGCTACCAACCAGATCGATGATGCCTTGCTTGTGCCTTCCCAGGCCGTGGTGCCTGAGATCAACGAACAAACCGTGTACCTGTTCAAAAAAGGTAAAGCGGTGCGTCGTGTGATTCAGGCCGGCACCAGAACGGCTGATAAAGTGCATGTGCTGGAAGGTGTGGGTGCAGGTGATACCGTGCTCACCACCGGGCTCCTGCAGGTCAAAGACGGGATGAGCATTCAACTTCAATCGGTACAATAA
- a CDS encoding M48 family metallopeptidase, whose translation MNSRAWLLTTAVMFAACQKVPITGRSQMNMVPESTMISMSLTNYKDYLKEHPPVSSGDANYQLVSKVGNKIANAVKTYMAQQNLSDRIKGYAWEFNLVNENTVNAWCMPGGKVVVYSGLLPITQSEQGLAVVLGHEIAHAIARHGSERMTQGLLVQLGGIGLSTAMSQKPKETQDLFNQSYGVTSTLGILAYSRKQESEADKMGLVFMAMAGYDPSQAISFWERMAATGGTKPPEILSTHPSDASRIKAIKEYLPEAMKYYKK comes from the coding sequence ATGAATTCCAGAGCATGGCTGCTGACAACGGCCGTAATGTTTGCCGCTTGTCAGAAAGTTCCTATCACGGGCCGCAGCCAGATGAACATGGTTCCGGAAAGTACCATGATCAGCATGAGTTTGACCAACTACAAGGATTACCTGAAAGAACATCCACCGGTTTCTTCGGGTGATGCCAATTACCAGTTGGTGTCGAAAGTAGGTAACAAGATTGCAAATGCGGTGAAAACCTACATGGCGCAGCAGAACCTATCGGATCGCATCAAGGGTTACGCCTGGGAGTTCAACCTGGTGAATGAAAACACGGTGAACGCATGGTGTATGCCGGGAGGAAAGGTGGTCGTTTATTCGGGCCTGCTGCCTATTACACAAAGTGAACAGGGACTTGCCGTTGTGCTCGGCCACGAGATCGCACATGCCATCGCCCGCCACGGAAGCGAACGCATGACACAAGGTTTGCTGGTTCAGCTGGGCGGTATAGGGTTGAGCACAGCCATGTCGCAGAAACCCAAGGAAACACAGGACCTGTTCAATCAGTCGTATGGAGTTACATCCACACTGGGCATCCTGGCCTATTCACGTAAACAGGAGTCGGAAGCGGATAAGATGGGACTGGTGTTCATGGCCATGGCCGGATACGATCCGTCTCAGGCGATCAGTTTCTGGGAACGTATGGCGGCAACGGGCGGCACCAAGCCACCGGAGATCCTCAGTACACACCCCAGCGATGCCAGCCGCATCAAGGCCATCAAGGAATACCTGCCGGAAGCCATGAAGTATTATAAAAAATAA
- a CDS encoding MarR family transcriptional regulator, with amino-acid sequence MARISEVYLSTLSAIMQPHGIERFFAPLIHLCENSGKITQKDLAQALRRDKVSTMRIVDYFCDKGLLVRKQDCNDRRCQLLEVTPKAMQLLPKIKDGIRQTNEILLSGFTAEEKELFRNCMDKLFQTICELPEPAFVVKAFKRKK; translated from the coding sequence ATGGCGCGGATCTCCGAGGTGTACCTCAGCACCCTGTCGGCGATCATGCAACCGCACGGCATAGAACGTTTCTTTGCACCCCTCATTCACCTTTGCGAAAACAGCGGGAAGATCACCCAAAAGGATCTTGCGCAGGCTTTGCGGCGCGACAAGGTGTCTACCATGCGCATCGTGGATTACTTCTGTGACAAAGGCCTGCTTGTTCGCAAACAGGATTGCAACGACCGCAGATGCCAACTCCTGGAAGTAACGCCCAAAGCCATGCAACTTTTGCCGAAAATCAAAGACGGTATTCGGCAGACCAACGAAATATTGCTGTCGGGATTTACCGCCGAAGAAAAAGAATTGTTCCGGAACTGTATGGATAAATTGTTTCAGACCATTTGCGAATTGCCTGAGCCGGCATTCGTGGTGAAAGCATTCAAAAGAAAAAAATGA
- the floA gene encoding flotillin-like protein FloA (flotillin-like protein involved in membrane lipid rafts), whose product MEIQFIIVAAVVSVVGLWILFYFVPVGLWFSAVLAGVRVSLIQLIMMRWRKVPPSVIVKAMVTSHKAGLKLTRDDLEAHYLAGGNVNNVVNSLISADKANIPLDFKAATAIDLAGRDVFEAVQMSVNPKVIDTPPVTAVAKDGIQLIAKARVTVRANIRQLVGGAGEDTILARVGEGVVSSIGSAGSHKDVLENPDSISKVVLAKGLDSGTAFEILSIDIADVDIGKNIGAVLQIDQAEADKSIAQAKAEERRAMAVALEQEMVAKAQEARAKVIEAEAQVPQAMAEAFRNGNLGIMDYYKMKNIQADTDMRNSISGDSGSKEE is encoded by the coding sequence ATGGAAATTCAGTTCATCATTGTTGCGGCAGTCGTTTCGGTTGTCGGCCTTTGGATCCTCTTTTACTTCGTGCCGGTTGGCCTTTGGTTTTCGGCCGTACTTGCCGGTGTGCGGGTTTCCCTGATCCAGCTCATTATGATGCGCTGGAGAAAGGTGCCGCCATCCGTGATCGTAAAAGCGATGGTGACATCCCATAAAGCCGGACTCAAACTTACCCGTGACGACCTCGAGGCCCACTACCTTGCCGGGGGCAACGTGAACAATGTTGTGAATTCACTCATTTCGGCTGATAAGGCCAACATCCCACTCGACTTCAAAGCAGCCACCGCCATCGATCTGGCCGGACGCGATGTGTTTGAAGCCGTACAGATGTCGGTAAACCCGAAGGTGATCGATACGCCTCCGGTAACCGCAGTGGCCAAAGACGGCATTCAGCTGATTGCCAAAGCCCGTGTTACCGTGCGTGCCAATATCCGTCAGCTTGTCGGAGGTGCCGGTGAAGACACCATCCTCGCCCGCGTCGGCGAAGGCGTGGTATCATCCATCGGTTCCGCAGGTTCTCATAAAGATGTGCTTGAAAATCCGGATTCCATTTCCAAAGTGGTGCTCGCCAAAGGACTCGATTCCGGAACGGCATTCGAGATTCTTTCCATTGACATTGCCGATGTGGATATAGGTAAGAACATTGGCGCTGTCCTCCAGATAGACCAGGCGGAAGCGGACAAGAGCATTGCCCAGGCAAAGGCCGAAGAACGCCGCGCCATGGCCGTAGCCCTCGAACAGGAGATGGTGGCCAAAGCCCAGGAAGCCCGTGCCAAGGTGATTGAAGCCGAAGCCCAGGTTCCGCAAGCTATGGCAGAAGCTTTCCGCAATGGAAACCTCGGCATCATGGACTACTACAAAATGAAGAACATCCAGGCGGATACCGATATGCGGAATTCCATCTCGGGTGATTCAGGTTCAAAGGAAGAATAG
- a CDS encoding NfeD family protein, producing MTFTTIILILLLGLGLIILEFLVIPGTTIVGFLGAALVVAAVLFAYRDHGSTSGHVILAVSAVILGGMFILGFRAKTWERLSVRTEITGKVNVLEEGEVNPADKGKSISRLAPMGKAVFNEKMYEVQSTGAFIAEGTDVEVTKVSGNKIWVKQVG from the coding sequence ATGACTTTCACCACCATCATCCTCATCCTCCTGTTGGGACTCGGGCTTATCATCCTGGAGTTCCTCGTGATCCCGGGTACCACCATCGTAGGGTTCCTGGGGGCAGCCCTTGTTGTGGCGGCTGTTTTGTTTGCCTACCGCGACCACGGGAGTACATCCGGGCATGTGATCCTGGCTGTATCCGCGGTGATCCTCGGTGGCATGTTCATCCTGGGGTTCAGGGCCAAAACCTGGGAGCGTTTATCGGTGCGGACGGAGATCACCGGTAAGGTGAATGTGCTGGAAGAAGGAGAGGTGAATCCTGCCGATAAAGGTAAATCCATCTCAAGGCTTGCGCCCATGGGAAAGGCGGTTTTTAATGAGAAGATGTATGAGGTGCAGTCGACCGGTGCCTTCATCGCCGAAGGAACCGATGTGGAGGTGACGAAGGTGAGCGGGAACAAGATTTGGGTGAAGCAGGTGGGGTGA
- a CDS encoding PD40 domain-containing protein yields MVFSVYAVAQKGKKDGGDNPKRAEADALFDNEEYAAAHPIYSQLLSLDQYNADLNYRFGVCELFAGKDKEKAISYLKFATEKGAPVEAYFFLGRAYHLNYRFGEALANYDIFKEKASGSLLKKYAVDRNMEMCRNGQKLLRHIRDLVVIERKDVNADDFFRSYGMTEDFGGKVFPLSDEFKSKRDREQKGASVMYITNKKDEIYISSYGNNSDNLDIYRISKDINGEWSAPENLGSTINTPYDEAFPFLHPDGRTLYFASKGHNSMGGYDVFKSVYNEESHIWSPPVNVDFAINTPADDVLFVVDKKDSVAFFASNRACEGGKLTVYKIRTGRLPDSYYASTRPGGSDGDSLAYTASEMTNRAKLDVNSSPDLLALLEKEKQKNSNPAEEKEAAAPEPEEEKVDIEAYSNLTPDKIVNMAYEDADRLNNESKGLRRDADAASMISEQKRLKAQDQEDQANRLDEQVAYEVDDQVKDRKQKEAKALHQSAARLRKEYAVALRISQQLDSDADERMLDARQATENAQVIEKAMNANSTDEALKILARQKAKLEEKGNDTEVDYNAIAQDAVDEVVSGNKEDLVKSEAFLESLDKDVVDFQRDASILRDEADKTKDAQVKQELIAQAEDLEAESKSKQQKAEEVRKNLNAMKASADEGQSDEGLAQGIVEEIKGFGQEDDVAENQSKQQPEKTTPPKSDVNKTEAGEDGDALVMNDQPDEETEDVPEAKKNQSDIPPAEQPDVKPEESGTKSDQPDTQTGQPDTKSEQSNTKPEQPDAKTGQLDVEKDQPASENDQQEVNPEHPAEKDAAKPDDTIQPVVSTDSTDEQQQPAANTEPAKKQEAPSQWSTLSDQDLTARASEEKLFVSENEKSIKALRSDADILRSTATNIPDPDNRQALLDKAARKEAEADQKEKLNTDARVRIQTMEEEQKLRKDGVRHQVTPEELAAQKQEVDGTETASSEPVGKRPADQTGNDSQGADTTEDVTASVPDEVSEDETLETAQTTDPGQQTQDLREEQGGDDTSDEAVIAQGGKAEEPVETGRDEASSEGQQPVADETQPPVTEEPLTADATDAEEQEAPAVLPKPVDKNTAPTFPDTKTTDKMRADAEEGQVAVESQRAEIDSLKNEQVVLSARKDQTFEEMARAKNSEKEQIYLDIMDNIGGMENIRQKEVLFLDTKTDMLRQEVNANRLGAGETLTYPESDLPKGTESLRLAKIAAVESAVDSLKAARVLRDEAEAMTRQMLETRKPDERDELLRQRDEKIEAAESLEEYADRRYNDVLENRIPDPGATALTASAGDQTGKAAETPRTVEPTQEPVSTTPIKLKHDVNSVRAVLEDNEYAKYTVMVNEALQANRLAVEEARKAEDLRSHQLHDLEEADILQQAVEKAKAVDDYITTLNGEKYNGAIQSGDNQSMADAALPREKKKIQTEKNADKELYAHTSTGEKGKPILGNTVSMEFTTNGASIYNASNPIPIDPPLPQGLIFKVQVGAFRNAIRQDLFGGIKPLAGEKTASGMIRYTAGIWRDYKPANQAKGTIRDLGFRDAFVVAFYNGKRIPLYEAAAIAKGEKSGEDVLASIGQTGTGGTSNGSRLGTGSNTGQPSGGTTNPATSPGGTNTAGSTVGNSQAVLQTQGDLAGMKGIVYTVQVGVYSKALKAGDLNGLSPIYTESLSNGTTRYTTGKFTNLEAAAAAKRDAVNKGVTDAFVIAFRDGKRISLGEAGNVSGSNGTTNTPVTGGSENNTSSGGTKPPADIFEAISSNESGVVFRVQIGAYRQAVPSDLVDLWSSQLKRKVKTYRTPEGVTLYSVGDERSYNGASTLKAEVAAKGLEGAFIAAYEDGKPVSMQRAMQQTSGNN; encoded by the coding sequence ATGGTTTTTTCCGTTTATGCGGTTGCACAGAAAGGAAAAAAGGATGGCGGAGACAACCCCAAACGTGCCGAGGCCGATGCCCTGTTCGATAATGAAGAGTATGCAGCGGCCCATCCCATTTATTCCCAATTGCTCAGTCTGGACCAATACAATGCCGACCTCAACTACCGGTTCGGGGTATGTGAATTGTTTGCCGGGAAAGACAAGGAAAAAGCCATCTCATACCTGAAATTCGCCACGGAGAAGGGAGCTCCTGTTGAGGCCTACTTTTTTCTCGGCCGTGCGTACCACCTCAATTACAGGTTTGGCGAAGCACTGGCCAACTACGATATTTTCAAGGAAAAGGCCAGCGGTAGCCTGTTGAAGAAATACGCGGTCGACCGTAACATGGAAATGTGCCGCAACGGTCAGAAGCTGCTGAGGCATATTCGTGACCTGGTGGTGATTGAAAGGAAAGATGTGAATGCCGATGATTTTTTCCGGTCCTACGGAATGACGGAAGACTTCGGTGGGAAAGTGTTCCCGTTGTCAGATGAATTCAAATCCAAAAGGGATAGGGAGCAGAAAGGTGCTTCGGTGATGTACATCACCAATAAGAAGGATGAGATCTATATTTCCAGCTACGGAAATAATTCCGATAACCTGGATATCTATCGCATTTCAAAAGACATCAATGGCGAATGGTCGGCCCCTGAAAACCTGGGCTCCACCATCAATACCCCTTACGATGAAGCATTCCCCTTTCTTCATCCGGACGGACGCACCCTCTACTTTGCCTCCAAAGGACACAATTCCATGGGAGGGTATGATGTGTTCAAATCTGTATACAACGAGGAAAGCCACATTTGGTCGCCACCCGTCAATGTTGATTTTGCCATCAACACCCCGGCCGATGATGTGTTGTTCGTGGTCGACAAGAAAGACAGCGTTGCCTTCTTTGCCTCCAACCGTGCCTGCGAAGGTGGCAAGTTGACCGTTTATAAGATCCGAACCGGTCGCTTACCGGATTCCTACTATGCATCCACTCGCCCCGGCGGATCTGATGGAGATTCCCTCGCCTATACCGCATCTGAGATGACCAACAGGGCCAAGCTGGATGTTAATTCATCGCCCGACCTGCTGGCACTTCTCGAAAAAGAAAAACAAAAGAACAGCAACCCGGCGGAAGAGAAGGAAGCCGCTGCACCTGAGCCCGAAGAGGAGAAAGTGGACATAGAAGCATATTCCAACCTGACACCCGATAAGATTGTCAACATGGCTTATGAGGATGCCGATCGCTTGAACAACGAGAGCAAGGGCCTGCGAAGGGATGCGGATGCCGCCAGCATGATTTCAGAACAAAAGCGATTGAAGGCACAGGACCAGGAAGATCAGGCCAACCGTTTGGATGAACAGGTGGCCTACGAGGTGGATGATCAGGTAAAGGACCGAAAGCAGAAGGAAGCAAAAGCCCTGCATCAGTCAGCAGCGCGATTGAGAAAGGAATATGCGGTTGCTCTTCGCATCAGCCAGCAGCTTGATTCGGATGCGGACGAACGCATGCTTGACGCCAGGCAGGCCACTGAAAATGCCCAGGTCATAGAAAAGGCCATGAACGCCAATTCTACGGATGAAGCATTGAAAATACTTGCACGTCAGAAAGCCAAACTTGAGGAAAAAGGCAACGATACCGAGGTCGATTACAATGCCATTGCCCAGGATGCGGTGGATGAAGTGGTGTCCGGTAACAAGGAGGATCTGGTTAAATCGGAGGCTTTTCTTGAATCACTGGATAAAGATGTGGTGGATTTTCAAAGAGATGCTTCCATCCTCCGCGATGAGGCGGACAAAACCAAGGATGCCCAGGTTAAACAGGAGCTGATTGCCCAGGCTGAAGATCTGGAGGCTGAATCAAAATCGAAACAACAAAAAGCCGAAGAAGTCAGGAAAAACCTGAATGCCATGAAAGCCTCGGCCGATGAAGGGCAATCGGATGAAGGACTGGCACAAGGCATTGTAGAAGAAATCAAGGGCTTCGGTCAGGAAGATGATGTGGCAGAGAACCAGTCGAAGCAACAACCCGAAAAAACCACACCACCCAAATCCGACGTGAACAAAACGGAAGCAGGGGAGGATGGAGATGCGCTGGTTATGAATGATCAGCCTGACGAGGAAACCGAGGACGTACCCGAAGCAAAGAAAAATCAATCCGATATACCACCTGCCGAACAACCCGATGTGAAACCGGAAGAATCCGGTACGAAATCAGATCAACCTGATACGCAGACGGGGCAACCTGATACGAAGTCCGAACAATCCAATACGAAGCCCGAACAACCCGATGCAAAGACGGGGCAGCTTGATGTGGAAAAGGACCAGCCGGCATCAGAAAACGATCAGCAGGAGGTAAACCCCGAACACCCCGCAGAAAAAGATGCGGCGAAACCGGATGATACCATCCAGCCTGTTGTTTCAACCGACTCAACCGATGAGCAGCAGCAACCGGCAGCAAACACGGAACCTGCGAAGAAGCAAGAGGCCCCCTCACAATGGTCGACCCTTTCCGATCAGGATCTGACTGCACGTGCCAGCGAAGAAAAGTTGTTTGTGAGTGAGAATGAGAAGTCCATCAAAGCCTTGCGCAGCGACGCAGACATCCTTCGTTCCACAGCAACCAATATCCCCGACCCTGATAACCGTCAGGCATTGCTGGATAAGGCGGCCAGGAAGGAAGCGGAAGCCGACCAAAAGGAAAAGCTGAATACCGATGCCCGTGTACGCATCCAAACCATGGAGGAGGAGCAGAAGCTGCGGAAGGATGGCGTAAGACACCAGGTCACACCTGAGGAGCTGGCTGCCCAAAAACAGGAAGTTGATGGCACTGAAACCGCCTCATCCGAACCTGTTGGGAAACGCCCGGCTGATCAAACCGGAAATGATTCACAGGGTGCAGATACCACGGAAGATGTTACGGCATCTGTTCCGGATGAAGTATCCGAGGATGAAACCCTGGAAACAGCTCAAACCACCGACCCCGGCCAACAGACACAGGACCTGAGGGAAGAACAAGGGGGTGACGATACATCGGACGAGGCGGTGATTGCACAGGGTGGTAAAGCGGAAGAACCTGTGGAGACGGGAAGGGATGAGGCTTCATCCGAAGGGCAGCAACCGGTTGCAGATGAGACGCAGCCCCCGGTAACGGAAGAGCCGCTGACTGCAGATGCAACAGATGCGGAAGAACAGGAAGCACCGGCGGTTTTGCCAAAACCGGTGGATAAAAATACAGCTCCAACTTTCCCGGATACCAAGACGACCGACAAGATGAGAGCAGATGCGGAAGAAGGACAGGTGGCGGTGGAGTCTCAGCGTGCGGAAATTGATTCATTGAAGAATGAACAGGTGGTGTTGTCTGCCCGAAAAGATCAGACGTTTGAGGAAATGGCCAGGGCCAAAAACAGTGAAAAGGAGCAGATCTACCTCGACATCATGGACAACATAGGCGGCATGGAAAACATCCGCCAGAAAGAGGTGCTCTTCCTGGATACCAAAACAGACATGCTGCGTCAGGAGGTGAATGCGAACCGCCTGGGTGCGGGTGAAACGTTAACATACCCCGAATCCGACCTGCCAAAAGGCACCGAATCGCTGAGATTGGCGAAAATCGCCGCCGTGGAAAGTGCGGTGGATTCGCTCAAGGCAGCCCGTGTGCTTAGGGATGAAGCCGAAGCCATGACACGACAAATGCTGGAGACGCGTAAACCGGATGAACGTGATGAATTGCTCCGGCAACGGGATGAAAAGATTGAAGCTGCGGAATCGCTCGAAGAGTATGCAGATAGGCGCTACAACGATGTGCTGGAAAACCGCATCCCAGACCCGGGTGCAACGGCACTGACCGCATCTGCAGGTGATCAGACCGGGAAAGCTGCGGAAACACCCAGAACGGTTGAACCCACCCAGGAACCCGTTTCCACCACGCCGATCAAACTCAAGCATGATGTGAACAGCGTTCGTGCCGTGTTGGAAGACAACGAGTATGCGAAATACACGGTCATGGTGAATGAGGCATTGCAGGCCAACCGACTTGCCGTTGAGGAGGCAAGGAAGGCGGAAGACCTGCGATCACATCAGTTGCATGACCTGGAAGAAGCCGATATCCTGCAGCAAGCCGTGGAAAAAGCCAAAGCCGTGGATGATTATATCACAACACTCAACGGGGAGAAATACAATGGCGCCATCCAGAGCGGGGATAACCAATCAATGGCCGATGCCGCCCTCCCACGCGAAAAGAAGAAAATTCAAACGGAGAAGAATGCGGACAAGGAATTGTATGCGCATACCTCCACCGGGGAGAAGGGTAAACCCATCCTCGGTAATACGGTTTCCATGGAGTTTACCACCAACGGTGCCAGCATATACAACGCTTCCAATCCCATCCCCATTGATCCGCCATTGCCACAGGGCCTGATCTTCAAGGTACAGGTAGGCGCCTTCCGCAATGCGATTCGTCAAGACCTCTTCGGTGGTATCAAGCCGTTGGCAGGAGAAAAGACCGCAAGTGGAATGATCCGATACACCGCAGGTATTTGGCGCGATTACAAACCGGCCAACCAGGCCAAGGGAACCATTCGTGATTTGGGATTCAGGGATGCTTTTGTGGTGGCTTTTTATAACGGCAAACGCATTCCGCTGTATGAAGCAGCTGCCATTGCAAAGGGTGAAAAGTCAGGCGAAGATGTGCTGGCCTCCATCGGTCAGACCGGCACCGGTGGCACCAGCAACGGGTCACGCCTCGGTACCGGCAGCAATACCGGTCAGCCCTCAGGAGGTACAACCAACCCGGCTACTTCGCCCGGGGGCACCAACACCGCCGGATCTACTGTGGGCAATAGCCAGGCCGTATTGCAAACCCAGGGAGACCTGGCCGGCATGAAAGGTATTGTGTATACCGTACAGGTAGGCGTGTACAGCAAAGCGTTGAAAGCAGGTGATCTTAATGGCTTGTCACCGATTTATACCGAATCATTGAGCAACGGTACCACCCGCTATACCACAGGTAAGTTCACCAACCTGGAAGCTGCAGCAGCAGCGAAACGGGATGCGGTGAACAAAGGCGTGACAGATGCCTTTGTGATTGCTTTCAGGGATGGCAAGCGCATCAGCCTGGGTGAGGCAGGCAACGTTTCGGGAAGCAACGGAACAACCAATACACCGGTTACCGGAGGCAGCGAGAACAATACCAGTAGTGGCGGTACCAAGCCGCCTGCAGATATCTTTGAAGCGATCAGTTCCAATGAGTCGGGCGTGGTGTTCCGCGTGCAGATAGGTGCCTATCGCCAGGCAGTGCCGTCGGATCTGGTGGATCTCTGGTCGTCACAACTCAAAAGGAAGGTGAAAACCTATCGCACACCCGAGGGTGTCACATTGTATTCAGTGGGGGATGAGCGGTCGTACAACGGAGCCAGCACATTGAAAGCGGAAGTGGCTGCAAAAGGCCTGGAAGGTGCATTCATTGCAGCTTATGAAGACGGCAAACCCGTGTCCATGCAGCGTGCCATGCAACAAACCTCTGGTAACAACTGA